CCGAGTCATTATATGATGTTAGCGAAGAGTACATCCGAGAGAGTCAGATACTTGATTCAAAAAACAGGCCAATCTGTTTGGTTTGGGTGAACGGTCAACAATTCAATTTTTATGTTGGACCAGACGCGCATGGATTTATTTTTGAGGATGAGGAGGGCGAGTACATCAACGTTGGGAATGAGAAGAGGTGGTGGCGCGGAACATTAGAGCCAATTCCTAATATTCTGAGACCCGACAGATTGAATGAGTTTGGGTTTTGTTCTATCAAGCCGGATGCCTTTGAAAGAGGCTTGGCTGAATTCATCAGGGCAGAAATTGAGTCGATGGGACTTGAAATTATTGGAAAAAAAGCGGTGTTAATTGAAAAGTCAGAATTATTTCGGCTTTACCCGTACTTTTTTGAATCCGAGTGGGAATCAGTTTTGATAAAGTACTTTTGCTCGGCACCAACATTGTTTATGATTCTCAGAGGCAATCAGTGACAGAAAATCTTCTCAAGCTGAGAAAAGCAATGAGACTGAAATTTAGGAAGTCTGAAGAACACCCGATTCGAAACATGTTCCATTGCTCAGATTCACAACTGGAGGCTATTCGCGAAGCGAGTATATTTTTTGGAGCAGAGGAATTACTTAAATTGGTCGGTTGTTCCGAAGACCTGTAGATAACGTTTAGCTGAAGCAGCTAGACGTTATTTTTAAAATAATATCTTATATATGGAGAATTTATTTTTTCTAATAGGAGGTAGTTTTTTAATTATATCAATATTTTGGCTCTTAAAAATTTTAAAGAGTTTTTTTTGGATTAAAAATAGCGCTGTTAATAATATTATTTTTAACAGCGTTGATAATAACATCCGATTCTTTATTTTAATACCCGTACTTGATGAAACAGCCATATTGGAGGATACAGTTAAATATTTTTTAAAGATTTCTCGGGTTTTTAAAGGTTCTAAAATAATTATTATTACTACAGAAAAGGAGTATCGATTTAATCACTCTGGAAGTAAGAATGATACTGTTGCTTTATCAAAATCATTAGAGGGGCAATTTAAGGATGTAGTACATGTGCATTATCCGGATGTTGATGGCAAAATGGCACATCAGGTAAATTACGCTGTTAATTTCGTAAAAAATAACTTAGATAAAAAGGACTTTTTTGCTCTTTATAATGCAGACTCTAGGCCTGATATTAGAACATTTAGCTGGATTAATAATTTCCAACTCAATAAACGGCATGGCAATTCTTCAGAAGTATTTCAACAGTATGGGAATTACCTTGGAAACTATTTAAAAATTGTGTCTATGCCCAATTTTTTTGAGAAAGCAATTTTAGTCTCTGCATCATTGTGGCAAAATAGATGGAGCATTGGTTTTGAAATACCACATTCCTTGAATCAACTCAAAAAAAGAGAGAGGGGCAATTTTTTCTCCTTTCCAATGAATTATTGTATTGGGCACGGACTCTTTTTCTCGTGCAGAATTTACGATAAGGTTAGGGGTTTTTCTGAGAATATGCACAATGAAGATGCTATTTTTGGTCTGAAGTTAAGTTATTATCAAGATACCATTGTCCCAATTCCATTTTTTGATGAAGCCTTCTCCCCGGAGAGTGTAAAGAGTTTATTTTTCCAAAAAGTCAACTGGTTTTTTGGACCACTGCAATCTTTTGAATACTATTCCCAAATAATAAAAGATGATCATTCGGTGAGAAAGAGTCGTTTGTTAGTGCTTACTTTAAAACTATTTAGCCATGCTGTTTATTGGATTTTCGGGCCGCTTATGATGATGTTTCTTTTTATCTATGCATTATTGTCAGAAACAGCGGCAATTTGGCTTTTCTTTAATTTAACTTTTATTTCCTTTTTTATAATTCCAAATTTCTTTTCTTGGTTAATTACGCGGAATAGAATAATTGCCAGTGAGATACCAGCAATTATTTTTTATTTATTTGTGGGGAGCCTTTTTTTCTATGCGTTGCACGGTCTCGCCGGATGTTTATCCCTATGGCGCTATCTCGGTCACATAATGTTTGGGCAACCACTTATTCAAAAGAATAAAACTGCGTTGTACAAGTAATTATTTTTGGCTGTAACCTACTAAATGGTGACTATTTTTTTTGAGGATAGCGAAAAGGCTAGGAAGATATTCAACAGTTTTTATGTTGATAGGTATTTTATCTATAGATACCCATTGATGCTGGTCGTGATCTTCTTTATTTAAGAGTATATTAGTCTCATTGCATACGCCAATAAATATAAGACGAATAAATTGTTTGTTCTTTTTTCTATCGATATTTGATGTGTAATGAAACAGGCTAAGGTTTTGAATATCAATCCCTGTTTCTTCTTTGGTTTCTCGAATAGCTCCTTCTTCTGGATCTTCCCCGTCGTCAAGTGTTCCTCCTGGGATATCCCAAAGACCAGGTAGAGTGTCCTCGCTAAGTGATCTCCGAATAAGGAGCACCTCTCGGTTCCCATTGAAGAGAACAGCATGTACAATTATTCCTTTGTCCATATTAGTTAAAATTATTTTTATTACACTATTAATTCATTGACTTTATTCATAAACT
This DNA window, taken from Candidatus Moraniibacteriota bacterium, encodes the following:
- a CDS encoding nucleoside-diphosphate kinase, with product MNGQQFNFYVGPDAHGFIFEDEEGEYINVGNEKRWWRGTLEPIPNILRPDRLNEFGFCSIKPDAFERGLAEFIRAEIESMGLEIIGKKAVLIEKSELFRLYPYFFESEWESVLIKYFCSAPTLFMILRGNQ
- a CDS encoding NUDIX hydrolase, encoding MDKGIIVHAVLFNGNREVLLIRRSLSEDTLPGLWDIPGGTLDDGEDPEEGAIRETKEETGIDIQNLSLFHYTSNIDRKKNKQFIRLIFIGVCNETNILLNKEDHDQHQWVSIDKIPINIKTVEYLPSLFAILKKNSHHLVGYSQK